From the genome of Lutzomyia longipalpis isolate SR_M1_2022 chromosome 2, ASM2433408v1, one region includes:
- the LOC129790414 gene encoding 5-hydroxyisourate hydrolase → MSQKSPISVHILDTSRGRPATGIPITLFKEENDSWQTVGSGQTNADGRCDQFLTREQFSAGTYKVHYDVQEYFLKTTGFFFYPYIEVVFKIENAGNDQNYHIPLLLSPFGYSTYRGS, encoded by the exons atgtctcaaaaatCCCCAATTTCCGTTCATATCCTGGATACATCGCGTGGACGTCCAGCCACGGGAATCCCTATAACTCTCTTCAAGGAAGAAAACGATTCATGGCAGACAGTGGGTAGTGGGCAGACGAATGCTGATGGGAGATGTGATCAATTCCTCACTAGAGAGCAATTTTCTGCAGGAACCTACAAAGTTCATTACGACGTGCAGGAGTATTTCCTGAAGACAacgggatttttcttttatccctACATTGAG GTGGTTTTCAAGATTGAGAATGCGGGAAATGACCAAAATTATCACATTCCTCTCCTCCTTAGCCCATTCGGCTACTCAACATACCGAGGATCATAA
- the LOC129790158 gene encoding uncharacterized protein LOC129790158, with translation MDITAETRGFAEVVNSFNDLVKPLRNIQSFKGSDYFVNELVRRIQSFLVSKNLFNEDGSCPERSEISESLREIFLLLVSSTDAKYFYSVSWGAAIVSLIEMKLIPELSMCLIYMLIWKLDLRELLLEFMSFAPLELVGDMLVIFPEAMKYLDEENDLNFAEKFIVAIYTNVSGAGSTNCDTSLDFCTVFLNDYFNGDAEAHPALRNRKFCILLGHMIRHMLKAILSCMKIFINPQEKKQDCPEIYKKFFEGMEEEENDNKEENSSLLQFNEKLFSKLQNLIDRVTVLVYCEWVEIDMEPNMTLQQTIRDLAEQFIKIPNETNGLQHEVFEHIKFLTVQPKNDQPVASEATLGDVLNQLETSKGFENKSLWLSELISRGELVLENEECLEAINTNLIFLKLDNYVELARFLQNSNPETEETIRDIILQGLAVLPVEDAVQLMNTELIYLPVDTMQTKSFDIDAEMFFTSKKWTESGYLRLLAQNPPSVIEKMSQWVIEHEKDMKVALKFLQMTQKITGIYLEDNIKALIAFPTGGVTSSRLLANWICRLFNCGLIKKSKVVRDLSKNLVEFVTKRDERRILGIVTIFSGLAQKSSFGEESVKVLTIAARVLDKSRWNLETYTEEIKEIVRLAIVTIVETMKDFLKYSSQAEKAVLKEKIASCSPSTGFYFQKLSLDKVAAPLNFAEFLFEKNSLDDVSQEDLEEFLLEKIIHITPKETVWMASNKFLRPHFAGVLRQIATRVTDLPLALRVSPAKCFRNCMANYQQALEKLIIPELVNDRDKVIFLHRMLELFDVIPQEIFEEIGQNLLPQLVPLFEEVLREEECIPDCHLVLKDQVMCLRDGKFRRNLMRMFPI, from the exons ATGGATATTACAGCGGAAACGAGAGGATTTGCAGAAGTTGTGAATAGCTTCAATGATTTGGTGAAACCACTGAGGAATATCCAATCATTTAAAG gCTCTGATTACTTTGTCAATGAATTAGTTAGGCGGATACAATCATTTCTCGTGTCAAAGAATCTCTTCAATGAAGACGGTTCCTGCCCAGAGAGATCAGAGATTTCTGAAAGTCTCCGGGAGATTTTCCTACTCCTTGTAAGCAGCACGGATGCAAAGTATTTCTACAGTGTCTCATGGGGTGCTGCAATTGTTTCCCTGATTGAGATGAAACTCATCCCAGAGCTCTCCATGTGCCTCATTTACATGCTAATCTGGAAGCTGGATTTGAGGGAACTCTTGCTGGAGTTTATGTCCTTTGCCCCATTGGAATTAGTTGGTGATATGCTCGTTATCTTCCCGGAGGCAATGAAGTATCTCGATGAGGAGAATGATTTGAACTTTGCGGAAAAGTTTATTGTGGCAATTTATACGAATGTTTCCGGTGCCGGAAGTACTAATTGCGATACTTCTCTGGATTTTTGCACTGTTTTCCTCAATGATTACTTCAACGGTGATGCAGAGGCTCATCCAGCACTAAGGAATAGGAAATTTTGCATTCTTCTAGGGCATATGATTCGACACATGCTGAAGGCAATCCTCAGTTGTATGAAAATCTTCATAAATCCGCAGGAAAAGAAGCAAGATTGCCCggaaatttacaagaaattctttgaagGAATGGAGGAGGAAGAAAACGACAACAAAGAGGAGAATTCTTCCCTTTTGCAGTTCAATGAGAAGCTCTTCAGTAAACTTCAGAATCTCATAGATCGCGTCACAGTTCTTGTCTACTGTGAATGGGTTGAGATTGATATGGAACCAAATATGACTCTTCAGCAAACAATAAGAGATCTTGCAgagcaatttattaaaattccaaaTGAAACTAATGGTCTGCAGCATGAAGTCTTTGAGcatattaaatttctcacgGTGCAGCCAAAAAATGATCAGCCTGTGGCCAGTGAGGCCACACTTGGAGATGTTCTCAATCAACTGGAAACCTCAAAGGGGTTTGAGAATAAATCTCTCTGGCTCAGTGAGCTGATATCACGCGGAGAGCTGGTGCTGGAGAATGAGGAATGCCTCGAGGCAATCAATACGAATCTCATATTCCTCAAGTTGGACAATTACGTGGAATTGGCGCGATTCCTGCAAAATAGTAATCCAGAAACTGAGGAAACAATTCGGGATATCATCCTACAGGGTCTTGCTGTTCTTCCCGTTGAGGATGCTGTGCAGCTGATGAACACAGAACTCATCTACCTTCCGGTGGATACAATGCAAACAAAATCCTTCGATATTGATGCCGAAATGTTCTTCACATCGAAGAAATGGACAGAATCTGGGTACTTGAGGCTCTTGGCACAGAATCCTCCGAGTGTTATTGAGAAGATGTCTCAGTGGGTGATTGAGCATGAGAAGGACATGAAGGTAGCTCTGAAATTCCTCCAAATGACTCAGAAAATTACGGGAATCTACCTTGAGGACAACATCAAGGCACTCATTGCCTTTCCAACGGGCGGCGTGACATCCAGCAGACTCCTGGCCAATTGGATTTGTCGCCTCTTCAACTGTGGCTTAATAAAGAAGAGCAAAGTTGTGCGGGATTTATCAAAGAATCTCGTAGAGTTTGTCACAAAGAGGGATGAACGGAGGATTCTTGGGATTGTCACCATTTTTTCGGGATTAGCACAGAAGAGTTCCTTCGGTGAGGAGTCTGTGAAGGTTCTCACAATTGCTGCACGAGTTCTGGACAAAAGCCGATGGAATCTTGAAACATACACCGAGGAGATTAAAGAGATCGTTCGACTGGCCATTGTAACAATCGTGGAGACAATGAAAGACTTCCTCAAATATTCTTCCCAAGCAG AAAAGGCagttttgaaggaaaaaattgcatCTTGTTCCCCATCAACGGGCTTCTACTTCCAGAAGTTAAGTCTGGATAAGGTGGCAGCTCCACTGAATTTTGCAGAATTCctttttgagaagaattctCTGGATGATGTTTCACAGGAAGATCTAGAAGAGTTCCTTTTGGAG AAAATCATCCACATTACCCCCAAAGAAACCGTCTGGATGGCCAGTAATAAGTTCCTGAGACCCCATTTTGCGGGGGTTCTACGCCAAATAGCAACACGTGTAACGGATCTCCCATTGGCACTGAGAGTTTCACCTGCAAAATGCTTCCGGAACTGCATGGCAAACTACCAGCAAGCTCTGGAAAAGCTAATCATCCCTGAGCTTGTAAATGATCGGGATAAGGTGATTTTTCTGCATAGAATGCTGGAACTTTTCGACGTTATTCCCCAGGagatttttgaggaaattggACAGAATTTATTACCACAACTTGTGCCGCTATTCGAAGAGGTTCTCAGGGAGGAAGAATGCATCCCAGATTGTCATTTGGTACTCAAAGATCAAGTTATGTGCCTGAGAGATGGGAAATTCCGGAGGAATCTTATGCGAATGTTTccaatttga